The following nucleotide sequence is from Streptomyces bathyalis.
CCGACCTCCCGGCCACCGGTCCGTCGTCAGGAGCGCCCCGCGGGGACCCAGAAGTCGCCGACCCTGGGAACGATTCACCCCGGCCTTCTGCTCGAACCGCCGCCTCGGAAGCTGTGATCCGGGTGCACCGTCCAACATGTCGCCGTCGCCGAACGGTCTGCGGCGATCACCCGCCGCCTCCGTGCTGCGAGACTCCCCGGCCCTGTTTCACGTGAAACCAGCGCCGAGTCCAACCACCGAGTGGGGACTCACCTCTCGCGCTTCATGCTTCTCGGTGCCGCTTTCATGAATGCCGCATCCGTAGGTGCCGCACTTCTCGGCCCCGCGACACTCGCTGCCACACCTTCCCTCGGTCACGTCCCTGGCGGTGCACAGCCGCGCCTCGGTCACAACGGCCGAAGCACTCGATCCTTCTGCACCGCTCCCAGCAATTGGTCGAGTGCCCGCTCCACGTCCTCCCGCCAGGAGACCGTCGAGCGCAACTCGAGCCGGAGTCTCGGGAAGCTGTGATGCGGGCGGACGGTCTTGAAGCCGACCGCCAGCAGATGCTCCGCCGGGATCACACACGCCGGCTCCTTCCAGCGCGAGTCCCCGAACGCCTCGATCGCCTTGAAGCCTCGCCGCAGCAGATCCTTCGCCACGGTCTGCACGATGACCCGTCCCAGTCCCTGTCCCTGGTACTCCGGCAACAGCGAGGCCGTCATCAACTGAACGGCGTCAGGGGAGACCGGGCTCGTCGGAAACGCGAAGGACCGGGGGACGTACGCCGGAGGTGCGTACAGGACGAAGCCGACCGCCTTCTCGTCCACGTAGACCACGCGTCCGCAGGACCCCCACTCCAGCAAGACCGCGGAGATCCATGACTCCTTCTCAACCTCAGGCCGCCCGGTTCGCACCGCGGCCTCACCGCTGACGGGATCAAGCTCCCAGAACACGCAGGCGCGGCAACGCCCGGGAAGATCCGCGAGGTTGTCCAGTGTGAGCGGAACGAGCTGTCGCCCCATGGATCCATCGTATCCATGGGGCGACAGCTCGTTCTGGTTCTTGCGGGCCGGTATCGAAGTATCCGAGGTTCACCGCTCTCGCGGCTCCCGAGCACAGATTCAGTCCTCGCTCTCCTCCGCAGCCTCCTCTTCCGACTCCGCCGTCAATTGACCGAGCACTCGACCCTCGCCCGGGGCCAGCTGTCCGAGGATGCGCTCGAGATCGTCGACCGACGCGAACTCGACAACGATCTTCCCCTTCTTCTGGCCCAGGTCGACCTTCACCCGGGTCTCGAAGCGGTCCGAGAGACGGCCGGCCAGTTCGTCCAGCGCGGGGGACCGCTTTCCGGCGCGGGGGCCCTTCGACTTCGACGTGCTCTTCGGTGTGGAGCCGCCCGACATCGTGACGATCTCTTCCACCGCACGCACCGACAGCCCCTCGGCCACGATGCGATGAGCGAGGCGGTCCTGCTCCTCACCGTTCTCCACCGACAACAGCGCACGTGCGTGACCGGCGGACAGAACGCCTGCAGCCACACGCCGCTGCACCGATGGCGAAAGCCGCAGCAGCCGAAGCGTGTTGGAGACCTGCGGACGCGAGCGGCCGATCCGGTCGGCGAGCTGATCGTGCGTGCAGTTGAAGTCCTTCAGAAGCTGGTCGTAAGCGGCGGCTTCCTCAAGCGGGTTCAGCTGCGCACGATGCAGGTTCTCCAGGAGCGCGTCCAGGAGAAGCTTCTCGTCGTCGGTCGCCCGGACGATCGCCGGGATCCGCTCCAGCTCGGCCTCACGGCAGGCCCGCCAGCGCCGCTCACCCATGATGAGCTCATAGCGCTCCGGCCCCAACTGCCGTACGACGACCGGCTGGAGAAGACCGACCTCCTTGATGGAGGTGACCAGTTCCGCCAGCGCGTCTTCGTCGAAGACCTCACGAGGCTGACGAGGGTTGGGGGTGATGGCCTCGAGCGGAACCTCTGCGAAGTGCGCCCCGGCGGGCACGACTTCGTTCGTGGAATCGTCGCCTTCGGCCCCGGACGTTTCACGTGGAACATCGTCGTGCGCCTCGCTGTCCGGCAGCGCGGTCACCTTCGCAGCCGCCACACCACGATCGGGCGGGATCACGGGAACGGCGCTCGGTGACGTGGCTCCGTTGGAGTCGACCGAGGGACTCCCCTCATCGGCTCCGGGCGCCGGCGCCGCCGGAATCAGGGCACCCAGACCCCGGCCGAGCCCCCTACGTCGATCACTCACTGCGTCCCCTCCGGCATGGTGCTGTTCTGCTGTTGCTGCAGCTGCTGTACGGACTCGTCGTGCCGCTGCTTCACGTTCGGATCGCGCAACGCGATCTCACGAGCAGCCTCGAGATAGGACAGCGAACCGCTCGAACCAGGATCGTAGGTCAGCACTGTCTGGCCGTAGCTCGGGGCCTCCGAGATACGCACCGAGCGCGGAATGTTGGTCCGGAGCACCTCTGCGCTGAAGTGGCTGCGCACCTCATCAGCAACCTGCGAGGCAAGCCGTGTCCGGCCGTCGTACATGGTGAGGATGATCGTCGAGACGTGCAGTCGCGTGTTGAGGTGGCCCTTGACGAGATCGACGTTGCGGAGGAGCTGCCCCAGACCCTCCAGGGCGTAGTACTCACACTGAATCGGGATGAGGACCTCGGCACCGGCGACCAACGCATTGACCGTCAGCAATCCGAGGGAAGGCGGACAGTCGATCAAGACGTAGTCCAGCGGCTGCTCGTATGCGCTGAGCGCTCGTTGGAGACGGCTCTCCCGTGCGACCAGCGACACCAATTCGATCTCCGCACCGGCGAGATCGATGGTGGCGGGTGCGCAGAAGAGCCCCTCCACGTCCGGTACGGGCTTGACGACGTCGGCCAGCGGCATGCTTTCGACCAAGACGTCGTAGATCGACGGAACTTCCGAATGGTGGTCGACGCCCAGGGCCGTCGACGCATTCCCCTGGGGGTCAAGGTCGATCACGAGGACCCGGGCGCCATGCAGGGCCAGGGAGGCGGCCAGGTTCACGGTGGTGGTGGTCTTCCCGACTCCACCCTTCTGGTTGGCCACGACCATGACCCGCGTCTGCTCGGGCCTCGGAAGGCCTTCGCCGGCGCGGTTCATCGCCTCTACCGCCTGCTGGGCGGCGCGACCGATCGGCGTATCGTCCATCGGGGGCGGAGTTTCACGTGAAACATCCACCGATTCTGAACGGGGGCCGGGGACCGGGTCGGCCATCGGTCCCGCGGTATTGGCGTCGGACCGCAACGGTTCACTCTCCTCGACATAAGGCTCGTGCTGAACAGAGCCTGCCATGTTTTCGGTGTCATGAACCAGCGAGCCCCGCTCAGTTGTGGATGAATCCACCGAGGAGCGGGGCTTCGACGCAGATTTCCGGTCGCGCTGCGCGGCTTGAGCGCGACCCCGGCTGATGATTCCTTGCAAGAGAGAGCGGCGTTTCACGTGAAACACGATGCACACTCGGGCACCGCACACCAGGACGACACACCGTAACGCATAGTCTTAAGAGCTTTTTTGGAGTAAACGGACATCCCTTTCGGCGGGACAGTCAGCGCTGGCGCCGTCCACCCCGTGCCGCACGTCCCCGTGCCTTCTGAGCCTTCGCCCTGCGCGCGGCGAAGCGCACTCCGCCGGGGCTCTCCCCGACCTCCGCGCGTACGACAGTCGAGAGTGGATCCACAACGCCGGTGCCAACCTGGACCACCGATGTGTCCACGACGCCGAGCTTGTGCAGGGCGTCGCGGGCACCCTTCAGCTCTTCCTCGGCGGTGTCGCCCTTGATCGCGAGCATCTCTCCGTACGGACGGAGCAACGGGATGCCCCAGCCCGCCAAGCGGTCCAGCGGTGCGACGGCCCGAGCGGTGACCACGTGCACGGGCTGGATCGCGCCGAGCATCTCCTCCGCGCGGCCGCGCGCGACCGACACATGCTCCAGCCCCAGAAGCTCGACGACCTCCTCGAGGAACGTCGTGCGCCGCAGCAGAGGCTCCAGCAGAGTGATGTCGAGATCCGGGCGTACGAGAGCCAGGGGGATTCCGGGCAGTCCCGCACCCGAACCCACGTCACAGACCGTCACGCCCTCCGGGACGATCTCCGAGAGGACCGCGCAGTTCAGGAGGTGCCGCTCCCACAGCCGGGGCACCTCCCGCGGGCCGATCAGGCCACGGCGCACGCCCACGTCCGCGAGCAGCTCCGCATAGCGCTCCACGTCCGGGAGGTACTCGCCGAAGAGTTTCCGTGCCGCCTCGGGCGCCGGTGCGAGCTTCGACAGCTCGCTGAATTCCGCCGGGCCACCCTCGGGCGGCCCGGCCTGCCCCACCGACCCGTCGGTCACGGCAGCACGACCACGCAGCGCTGCGGTTCCTCGCCCTCGGACTCGCTGCGCAGCCCCGCCGCCTTCACAGCGTCGTGGACGACCTTGCGCTCGAACGGAGTCATCGGCCGCAGCTTCACGGGCTCACCCGAGCCCTTCGCGTCCTGCGCCGCCTTGGCCCCCAGCTCCGCGAGCTCCTCGCGCTTGCGGGCCCGGAAGCCGGCGATGTCCAGCATCAGCCTGCTGCGGTCACCCGTCTCCCGGTGCACCGCGAGCCGAGTCAGCTCCTGCAGCGCCTCCAGGACCTCACCCTCACGGCCCACCAGCTTCTGAAGATCACGGCTGGAACCCTCGTTGATGATCGACACCGCGGCACGGTCGGCCTCGACGTCCATGTCGATATCACCGTCGAGGTCGGCGATGTCGAGCAGACCCTCGAGGTAGTCCGCCGCGATCTCGCCCTCCTGCTCCAGATGGGAGAGCGAGTCCCCCTCGTCCGAAGCAGTCGTGCCAGTGGTGTCCGTCGTCTCCGTCACGCCGTGGGCTCCTTCTCGCTACTTCTTGGAGGGGTGCTTGGGGCGCTGCGCTCCACCCTTGCGCTGCTGCCCCGACTTCTTCTGTCCCGACTTCTGTCCGGACTTCTGCCCGGGCTTCTTGGCCTGCTGGCTCGCTGCGGCCCCACCGGAGCCTCCCGCGGGAGCCTCGTCGCCGGCACCCTCCTTCTCCAGGGAAGCCGATCCGCCGGAGCCGGGCTTGGCCTGCTGGCGCTGGGACTTGCTCTGCCGCTTGGGCTGCTGACGCTTCGCGCGCGCCGCCTCCACGGCCTCCCGCGCCTCGACCTCCTTCGGGTCCTCCTTCAGCTTGCCCGCGGCCCGCAGCTTCTCCTGACGCTGCTTGAAGGCGAGGGAGCCCGGCGTCGGATTGCGCTTGATGACGAACATCTGCTGGCCGAGCGTCCAGACGTTGGTGGTCAGCCAGTAGATGAGAACACCCACGGGGAAGTTGATGCCGAAGACGGCGAACATGACCGGGAAGACGTACATCAGCATCTTCTGCTGCTGCATGAACGGCGTCTTCACCGTCAGGTCGACGTTCTTCGTCATCAGCTGGCGCTGCGTGTAGAACTGCGACGCCGACATCATGACGATCATGACGACCGTGACGACGCGCACATCCGTCAGAGCGGCACCCAGCTCGGCGACCTTATCCGCGCTGTCCAGGAACTTCGCTGCGATCGGCGCGCCGAAGACCGACGCGTTACGGGCGCTGTCCACCTGCTCCGCGGTGAGGACGCCCACGGGCCGGTTGTTCGCGATGTGGTTCAGCACCTGGAAGAGCGCGATGAAGAAGGGCGACTGCGCCAGGATCGGCAGACAGCTGGAGAGCGGGTTGGTCCCCGTCTCCTTGTACAGCTTCATCATCTCTTCGGACTGACGCTGCTTGTCGCTCTTGTAGCGCTCCTGGATCGCCTTCATCTTCGGCTGGAGCGCCTGCATGTTCCGGGTCGACTTGATCTGCTTCACGAAAAGCGGGATCAGGCAGATCCGGATCAGCACCACCAGGAAGAAGATGGACAGACCCCAGGCCCATCCGCTGCTCTGGGCGAAGACCAGGCTGAACAGCGAGTGGAACTGGACAATGATCCAGGAGACAGCGGTATAGAGAGGACTCAGGATCGTGTCCAGGAAGTTCATCAGGCTCCTTGGGCGTTGGACTGGGTCCGGTACTGCTGCCAGCGGTAACGCAGCCGCTGGTGCCAAACCGGATGCTTCCGGGCGGGGACGTGGTCGACGCCACCGGGGGACCAGGGATTACAGCGCAGGATGCGCCAGGCCGTGAGTGCCGTACCTTTCACGGCGCCGTGCCGCGCGATGGCCGCGTAGCCATAGTGAGAACACGACGGGTAGTACCGGCACACCGGCCCGAGCATCGGGCTGATGGTCCACTGATACAACTTGATCAACCACAGCAGGGGGTACTTCATGACGGAGGCCTTCCAAGCAGCCGCCCGAGAGCGGCGTCCAGGTCGCGCACCAACTCGTCATGGTCTGCTTCACCCGCGCCCGGCAACGCCCGTACGACAACCAGGCTACCTGGCGCCAACTCGTCCATTCGGTCGCGCACCAGATGCCGCAGCCGGCGCTTGACGCGGTTGCGCACGACCGCGTTCCCGACCGCCTTGCTCACGACGAAACCCGCACGCGCCGGGGGAGCGTCTCCCCCCGCCTCGTGCGGGTCCGATGAGTTGCTGTTGCTGCGAAGGTGGACGACGAGAAGCGGGCGACCCGCCCGGCGTCCTCGGCGTACCGCGGCCGCGAAGTCCTCGCGCCGCCTCAGCCGGTTCTCGGTAGGCAGCACGTCATGGACCGGTGGTCAGGCGCTCAAGCCGACAGACGGCCGCGACCCTTGCTGCGGCGGTTCGCGATGATCGCGCGGCCGGCGCGGGTACGCATGCGCAGCCGGAAGCCGTGGGTCTTCGCGCGGCGGCGGTTGTTCGGCTGGAAGGTGCGCTTGCTCACTCGGGGGCTCCAGGAAAGCTTCGTGTCCCACGGTGGTCGCGGGAGATGGGCGTGTGGCGTCGACAGGCTGTCACCGTGCGCCCACGAGTAGCTCGCAACGCCCGAGTGTGCACCGCTTCATGATCCGTGAAGAATCTCAAGGATCTTGCCCATCGGAGGCATGCGGCAGCAGCCATCGACAACTCGACCTCGTTACGGTACGCGGGGCTACGCCGTTCGGTCAAACCACAGAAGGCCCGTCACGAGGCCCCGCACGGGGCCCGCACGCCACTCGTGCACAGCCTGTGGACAACGACTTGAATGCAGCGCGTCGCCCTGACTACCGTGATTGAACTCCCATCCCTCCCGACCGTCCGCAGAACCACACATTCGTGGGATCTGGCCGGCTTCACCGAACCATCACATCCAGCGAGCGAGAGAAGCGTGACCTGTGGCTGACCTGCCTGCCGATCTTGCCGCAGTGTGGCCACGAGTGCTGGAACATCTCCTCTCGGACGGCCAGGGCGTCGAAGCCAAGGACCAGCGCTGGCTGCGCGAGGCCCAGCCGCTCGTCCTCGTGTCGGGCACGGCGCTCCTCGGCGTGCCGAACGAGTACGCGAAGGGTGTTCTGGAGGGCCGCCTCTCACCCGTGATCAGCGACGCTCTCAGCCGCGAGTGCCAGCAGCCCATCCGGCTCGCGATCACCGTGACGGGACCCGCGCCGGAGTCGTCAGCCCAGTCCGCGGCCACCGATGCGGCGGCCGCCGCCGCTGCCGCGGCCGGAGCGGATTCGCAGCACATCTCACCGTCCGTCCCGGCTCAGCACACGCCAGCCCCCCACGAGGGCTCCGGCCCGGCGAGCCAGGACCGCGGCGGCAGCGGCTATGACGGCGGCGGGTACGACAGCGGCGGATACGGGGGCAGCAGGTACGAGGGCTACGAGACCCGCGACCTGCCCAGCCCGCGCCCCGCCTACCCGGAATACCCGGAGGCGCCGCGTCAGACCGGCGCCTGGCCGCAACACCAGCGCGACCAGTACGCCCCCCAGAACCAGCAGACGCACCACGCGCAGCAGCAGACGCACCCCCAGCAGACACAGCAGCCGCACCAGCAGCAGCCGTACGAACAGCACTACGACCAGCACCGGGCGCCGCACCAGCAGCAGTACGAGCGGCCTCAGCCGTCGTACGAGTCCTACGAGCACCAGCGCCAGGCCCAGCAGCAACTGCCGCCACCGCAGGGCCAGATGCCGCAGGCGCAGGTGCCGCCACAGGGCCAGCCGCCCGCCCCGCGCTACGACGGCCCCTCACAACTGCCCGCGTCCAGCGGCGCTCCGGGGCCTCTCGCCGCGCAGCCCGCGCCGGCCACGGGGCCGGGCGAGCCGACGGCACGCCTGAACCCGAAGTACCTCTTCGACACCTTCGTCATCGGCGCGTCCAACCGCTTCGCGCACGCCGCGGCGGTCGCTGTCGCCGAGGCCCCGGCCAAGGCGTACAACCCGCTCTTCATCTACGGGGAGTCGGGCCTCGGCAAGACGCACCTGCTGCACGCGATCGGTCACTACGCCCGGAGCCTCTACCCGGGGACGCGGGTGCGCTATGTGAGCTCCGAGGAGTTCACCAACGAGTTCATCAACTCCATCCGCGACGGCAAGGCGGACGCGTTCCGCAAGCGCTACCGCGACATGGACATCCTGCTCGTGGACGACATCCAGTTCCTGGCCGACAAGGAGTCGACGCAGGAGGAGTTCTTCCACACCTTCAACACGCTGCACAACGCGAACAAGCAGATCGTGCTCTCCAGCGACCGCCCTCCGAAGGCGCTCGTCACGCTGGAGGACCGGCTCCGCAACCGCTTCGAGTGGGGCCTGATCACGGACGTGCAGCCGCCGGAGCTTGAGACGCGCATCGCGATCCTCCGCAAGAAGGCGGTGCAGGAGCAGCTGAACGCACCGCCCGAGGTGCTGGAGTTCATCGCGTCGCGGATCTCCCGCAACATCCGCGAACTCGAAGGCGCGCTCATCCGCGTCACCGCGTTCGCCTCGCTCAACAGGCAGCCCGTCGACCTCGGGCTGACCGAGATCGTCCTCAAGGACCTGATCCCCGGTGGTGAGGACGCGACCCCGGAGATCACCGCGTCGGCCATCATGGCGGCCACCGCCGACTACTTCGGCCTGACCGTCGACGACCTGTGCGGCTCCTCCCGCAGCCGCGTCCTCGTGACGGCCAGGCAGATCGCCATGTACCTGTGCCGCGAGCTCACGGACCTGTCACTGCCGAAGATCGGCAGCCAGTTCGGCGGCCGCGACCACACGACGGTCATGCATGCGGACCGGAAGATCCGGGCGCTCATGGCCGAGCGGCGCTCCATCTACAACCAGGTCACCGAGCTCACCAACCGCATCAAGAACGCCTGAGCACGCCGCTCGACCGCGGCGCTTCTCCACGAGCCCCCTGGGAGCCAACTCCTCGGGGGCTCTTCGCTGTTCGAATCCGACGGTGTGGGAGGGCATGCTCCACAGGCGGCGGGCGAACGAGGCGTCCACACCCTGTGGGCCGCAGAAGTTGTCCCGATCGCTTCCACAGAGAGGTCCGCTGTTCACCGATCCTTGGAGGTCACCGGGGTGTGGATTTGTGAGCAACTCCGATCCACAGGGTGTGGATCCGGAAGTGGCCATCGGGACGGGCGCGACCTCTGTCCACCGGCTGCCCACAGCCGACGCGGTCTTGTCCCCAGCTTCTCCACAGGCCTGTCCACTGTTCGGCAACTCAACGCGCCTGCTCACTGGTTCGAGTGAAAGGCGTCACACCGGACCCGGATCCGGCCTGTGGGAAAGGTGGGGAAAACTTCGGATCGCGCTGTGGGGAAGTCGCCCTGGGCTGTGAACCGGGTGTGCAGAACTTTCCGCTGTCCACAGAAACCGTCGTTCGTCCACTGGTCCCGCCCACAGGGACGGTGGACAGAATTCGCGCACTGAGCTGGGGAAACAGGGTTGTCCACGGTTTCCACAACCCCTACTACTACGACCACGGATATATAGCGCTGAATCTGTTTCGAAGTGGGGGCTGTGCACAACGTGCGCCGGACGCTTCCTACCCACCCCACAACGACTTGACCCACACCCGCGCCGACTGTCGGCGACGTGCGTCAGACTGGTCCCCGGCAACGAGCCGACCAGGACGAGCAGCAGGGCGAGTAGCCAGCAACAGCAGGAGGCGGCTGAAGGTGAAGATCCGGGTAGAGCGCGATGTACTCGCGGAGGCGGTGGCCTGGGCGGCGAAGAGCCTCCCTGCTCGTCCGCCCGTGCCTGTCCTTGCCGGCCTTCTCCTGAAGGCCGAGGACGGCTCCCTGAGCCTCTCCGGCTTCGACTACGAGGTCTCGGCCCGCGTCTCGGTCGAGGGCGAGGTCGAGGAGGAGGGCACGGTCCTCGTCTCCGGCCGTCTGCTCGCCGACATCTGCCGGTCGCTCCCCAACCGGCCCGTGGAGATTTCCACAGACGGTGTACGGGCGACGGTCTCCTGCGGCTCCTCCCGCTTCACCCTGCACACACTGCCTGTGGAGGAGTACCCGGCGCTCCCGGAGATGCCCACCGCCACCGGCACGGTGCCCGGCGAGGTGTTCGCCTCCGCCGTCGCCCAGGTCGCCATCGCCGCCGGCCGTGACGACACGCTTCCCGTGCTGACGGGTGTGCGGATCGAGATCGAGGGCGACACCGTCACGCTGGCCTCGACGGACCGGTACCGCTTCGCCGTCCGCGAGTTCCTGTGGAAGCCGGAAACGCCCGACGCCTCCTCGGTGGCGCTCGTACCGGCCAAGACGCTGCTGGACACGGCGAAGTCGCTGAGCGGCGGAGACAACGTCTCGCTGGCCCTGTCGGGTTCGGGTTCGGGCGAGGGCCTGATCGGCTTCGAGGGTGCGGGCCGACGTACGACGACCAGGCTGCTGGAGGGCGATCTGCCCAAGTACCGGACGCTGTTCCCCACGGAGTTCAACTCGGTCGCGGTGATCGAGACGGCGCCGTTCGTCGAGGCCGTCAAGCGCGTCGCCCTCGTCGCCGAGCGGAACACTCCCGTCAGGCTGAGCTTCGAGCAGGGGGTTCTGACTCTTGAGGCGGGCTCGAGCGACGATGCACAGGCTGTGGAGCGTGTGGACGCCGAGCTTGAGGGCGACGACGTCTCGATCGCCTTCAACCCCGGCTTCCTGCTCGAGGGTCTGAGCGCGATCGACTCCCCCGTCGCCCAGCTCTCGTTCACCACGTCGACGAAGCCGGCGCTGCTGAGCGGCAAGCCCGCGAAGGACGTCGAGGCGGACGACGCGTACAAGTACCTGATCATGCCCGTGCGGTTGTCGGGCTGAGGCTCCTTCCGGTGACCGGGCCGTCGCCCCTGGTCAGCAACGTCTGAGCGCCCCCTATCCACAGGTGTGCGCGCACCCTGTGGGCGTAGGCTCGGGCCGAGGTACGAATCGTGAAAGAAGGGGCACTGATGGAGCTCGGTCTCATCGGTCTCGGCAAGATGGGCGGCAACATGCGCGAGCGCATCCGCCGGGCCGGCCACACAGTCATCGGCTACGACCGCAATCCCGACGTCGCGGATGTGCGGACCGTCGAGGAGCTGGTGGCGAAGCTCGGGGGACCGCGCGTCGTGTGGGTGATGGTCCCTGCGGGCGATGCCACTCAGACGACCATCGACCAGCTGGCAGAGCTGCTCTCCCCCGGCGACGTCGTCGTCGACGGCGGCAACTCCCGCTGGACGGAGGACGAGCAGCACGCGGAGGAGCTCGCCGCCAAGGGCATCGGCTTCGTGGACTGCGGTGTCTCCGGTGGCGTGTGGGGCCTGGAGAACGGCTATGCGCTGATGTACGGCGGCGACGCCGAACACGTCGCCCGCGTGCAGCCCGTCTTCGACGCCCTCAAGCCAGAGGGCGAGTTCGGTGCCGTACACGCGGGCAAGGTCGGTGCGGGCCACTTCGCGAAGATGGTCCACAACGGCATCGAGTACGCGATGATGCAAGCCTTCGCCGAGGGCTGGGAGCTGCTGGAGGCCGTCGACTCGGTCACCGACGTGCGCGAGGTCTTCCGCTCCTGGCAGCAGGGCACCGTCATCCGTTCCTGGCTGCTGGATCTCGCGGTCAAGGCGCTGGATTCGGACGAGCACCTGGCCGAACTGCGAGGCTACGCCGCCGATTCGGGCGAGGGGCGCTGGACGGTCGACGCGGCGATCGACCACGCGGTGCCGCTGCCGGCGATCACGGCGTCGCTCTTCGCCCGCTTCTCGTCCCGGCAGAAGGACTCGCCGCAGATGAAGATGGTGGCCGCTCTGCGGAATCAGTTCGGCGGGCACGCGGTCTCGGCGAGCGGTGCCCATGTGGACGGTGACACTCCGGGCGCCGATGTCCTTCCGCCTGTGGGTGGTTGACGGTTCCGATGCACGTCACGCATCTGTCGCTCGCCGACTTCCGCTCGTACGCCCGGGCCGAGGTGTCTCTCGGTCCGGGCGTGACGACGTTCGTCGGGCCGAACGGGCAGGGCAAGACGAACCTGGTGGAGGCCGTCGGCTATCTCGCGTCGCTCGGCAGCCACCGGGTCTCGTCGGACGCCCCGCTGGTGCGGATGGGTGCGCAGCGTGCCGTCGTGCGTGCGGTTGTGCGGCAGGGGGACCGGCAGCAGCTGGTCGAGCTGGAGCTGAACCCCGGGAAGGCCAACCGTGCGCGGATCAACAGGTCCTCGCAGGTCAAGCCGCGTGACGTGCTGGGCATCGTGCGGACGGTGCTGTTCGCGCCGGAGGATCTGTCGCTGGTGAAGGGCGACCCGGGTGAACGCCGCGGATTCCTCGACGAGTTGGTGACCGCGCGTTCGCCGCGCATGGCCGGGGTGCGTTCCGACTACGACCGGGTGCTCAAGCAGCGCAATTCGCTGCTGAAGTCGGCGGTGATGGCGCGGCGGCACGGCGGTCGCGATGTGGACACCTCGACGCTCGACGTGTGGGACGAGCATCTGGCCCGTGTGGGCGCCGAGTTGCTGGCGCGGCGGCTGGAGCTGATATCGGCGCTGCGGCCGCTGGCGGACAAGGCGTACGAGCGTCTGGCGCCCGGCGGTGGTCCGGTGGGCCTGGAGTACAAGGGCGCCCCGGCGGACGGCAGCCGCGGCGGCGTTGACGGAGAGGGCGGCTCCGCCGTCTCCCCCGCGGAGCTGTACGAGGGGCTGCTGGGGGCTCTGCGGGAGTCGCGCCGCGCGGAGATGGAGCGCGGCGTGACGCTGGTGGGCCCGCACCGGGACGATCTGGTGCTGAAGTTGGGCGAGCTGCCGGCCAAGGGGTATGCGAGCCATGGCGAGTCGTGGTCGCTCGCCCTGTCGTTGCGGCTGGCTTCGTACGAGCTGCTCAAGAGCGAGGGCAACGAGCCGGTGCTGGTCCTCGACGACGTCTTCGCGGAGCTGGACGTGCAACGGCGTGCGCGGCTGGCGGAGTTGGTGGCGCCCGGCGAGCAGGTCCTGGTGACGGCGGCGGTGCCGGACGACGTGCCGGAGGTGCTGGCGGGTGCGCGGTTCGCGGTCTCCGGCGGGGAGGTCGTGGCGGAATGAGCGACGAGTCGTCTCCGGAGACCTCGTCCGAGCAGGCACGGGGACCGGCCGATGCGCAGGTGCCGCCGGGTGCGGAGCGTCCACAGCCCCCTGAGCCGACGGGTGTGGATCTCGCGCGAGTGGCGCTGCGTGCGGCGAAGGAGCAGGCGCGGGCGCGCGGTGCGGCGGCGCAGCAGAAGAAGGATGTGCGGCGCGGGCGGGTCCCGCGTTCGGGCGCGGGCCGTGACGGGCGTGACCCGCTGTCGTTGGGGTCTGCGGTGCGGGGGTTGATCACGGAGCGGGGCTGGGAGGTTCCGGCCGCGGTGGGCGGCGTGATGGGCCGCTGGCCGCAGCTGGTCGGGCCGGAGGTGGCCCAG
It contains:
- the recF gene encoding DNA replication/repair protein RecF (All proteins in this family for which functions are known are DNA-binding proteins that assist the filamentation of RecA onto DNA for the initiation of recombination or recombinational repair.), with product MHVTHLSLADFRSYARAEVSLGPGVTTFVGPNGQGKTNLVEAVGYLASLGSHRVSSDAPLVRMGAQRAVVRAVVRQGDRQQLVELELNPGKANRARINRSSQVKPRDVLGIVRTVLFAPEDLSLVKGDPGERRGFLDELVTARSPRMAGVRSDYDRVLKQRNSLLKSAVMARRHGGRDVDTSTLDVWDEHLARVGAELLARRLELISALRPLADKAYERLAPGGGPVGLEYKGAPADGSRGGVDGEGGSAVSPAELYEGLLGALRESRRAEMERGVTLVGPHRDDLVLKLGELPAKGYASHGESWSLALSLRLASYELLKSEGNEPVLVLDDVFAELDVQRRARLAELVAPGEQVLVTAAVPDDVPEVLAGARFAVSGGEVVAE
- a CDS encoding DUF721 domain-containing protein gives rise to the protein MSDESSPETSSEQARGPADAQVPPGAERPQPPEPTGVDLARVALRAAKEQARARGAAAQQKKDVRRGRVPRSGAGRDGRDPLSLGSAVRGLITERGWEVPAAVGGVMGRWPQLVGPEVAQHCEPQRFDEEERVLTVRCDSTAWATQLRLLAPRLVARLNEDLGEGTVAFLKVRGPQAPGTRSGPLRAPGSKGPGDTYG